A genomic segment from Candidatus Desulfarcum epimagneticum encodes:
- a CDS encoding putative Membrane protein (Evidence 3 : Putative function from multiple computational evidences), producing the protein MTDFFSKTRGIILVGAVIGVLAAMLQKMGNPGNMGVCVACFLRDTAGALGLHRAGVVQYVRPEIIGFVLGSFAAAYLFKEFRPRGGSAPMVKFVLGAFAMIGALVFLGCPWRALLRLAGGDGNAIAGIAGLVAGIFIGTQFFKIGYSPARSRDTYTAAGWIMPILMAALLVLALVFPAVEGQGKSGILFYSVKGPGAMYAPLLISLGAGLAVGFLAQRSRFCTIGAFRDLFLFKKTHLLWGLLALVAAAFVFNLIFGQFNAGFEKQPVAHTQTLWNFMGMLLAGLAFVLAGGCPGRQLFLSGEGDGDAAVFVMGLIAGAAFSHNFGLASSPKGLGPHGMAAVIIGLCVCLAIGFFMREKTA; encoded by the coding sequence ATGACCGACTTTTTTTCAAAAACACGGGGAATCATCCTGGTGGGCGCCGTCATCGGCGTTCTGGCCGCCATGCTTCAAAAAATGGGAAATCCGGGAAACATGGGGGTCTGCGTGGCCTGCTTCCTGCGGGACACCGCGGGCGCGCTGGGCCTTCACCGGGCCGGGGTGGTCCAGTATGTCCGGCCCGAAATCATCGGTTTCGTGCTGGGATCCTTCGCGGCGGCTTATCTGTTCAAGGAGTTTCGACCCAGGGGGGGAAGCGCGCCCATGGTGAAATTCGTCCTGGGGGCCTTTGCCATGATCGGCGCCCTGGTTTTCCTGGGATGCCCCTGGCGGGCGCTGCTTCGTCTGGCCGGGGGGGACGGAAACGCCATCGCCGGCATCGCCGGTCTGGTCGCCGGAATTTTTATCGGGACCCAGTTTTTTAAAATCGGCTACAGCCCGGCCCGAAGCCGGGACACATACACGGCGGCGGGATGGATCATGCCCATTCTAATGGCGGCCCTGCTGGTCCTGGCGCTGGTCTTCCCGGCCGTGGAAGGACAGGGAAAAAGCGGAATTCTTTTTTACAGCGTCAAAGGCCCCGGCGCCATGTATGCCCCCCTTCTGATTTCCCTCGGGGCCGGTCTGGCGGTGGGATTTCTGGCCCAAAGAAGCCGTTTCTGCACCATCGGCGCCTTCAGGGACCTGTTTTTGTTTAAAAAAACCCACCTTCTCTGGGGACTTCTCGCCCTTGTGGCGGCCGCCTTTGTCTTCAATCTCATCTTCGGCCAGTTCAACGCCGGTTTTGAAAAACAGCCCGTGGCCCACACCCAGACCCTGTGGAACTTCATGGGCATGCTTCTGGCGGGGCTCGCCTTTGTCCTGGCCGGGGGATGCCCGGGCCGCCAGCTTTTTCTGTCCGGCGAAGGCGACGGCGACGCCGCCGTCTTTGTCATGGGACTCATCGCCGGCGCCGCCTTTTCCCACAATTTCGGCCTGGCCAGCTCCCCCAAAGGGCTCGGCCCCCACGGCATGGCCGCCGTGATCATCGGCCTTTGCGTGTGTTTGGCCATCGGCTTTTTCATGCGGGAAAAAACCGCTTAG
- a CDS encoding hypothetical protein (Evidence 5 : Unknown function) — translation MSRFCHKKGEVMMKEDEKQSMIYLIEAIINELLLYDRDHARKFPSQTIYVPEYLRDMKEKENRDRIIKEFKRFQDMLNSDLDIGKTEALVLIIAVLFCEWKSSPLYEYVACEKFDDRFKDYDVEGFFGKSVKKNEIEEKIKFLIKYNKIACLVLNGRLFQKTYDEIYYEGNAIGVSKKLLGTMAAVCYDSPGDRSGSKKDTIDKIIIEAWGKTYKEENHNSIDTDGIKAVLYDLPICEIDKEISRGKHDLELFKNFIAFWDPRKTGDDSKKETYLTCHYAQSRFLSTGLEKSEDGEMKEDLKNFDSLKNFDSLNNKYEFKDVAPEEAKKKVAVYEFRLKKEKALLNLIGAPHYKKNHNEWEIIKNFAEEDNGEDDYNPFPIKDYFPLPLLARFFRYLKDYREGIKELLFYFHGQFDDDFKRYFEVYVPQRGIDDFFENYPHMAPTIEKFLAAYAINIGVCAGYDRLEIKSNQDGGETSWSKGIKKILEHKTYGYHVLLHYIECFMRSHDVNLVGDRYVDPDKYEETFLEIIEKRKDKLENPLKDPDKPNKEQGKNSQKDSGPIQNLAIGVDIGATSIKFKIYETNDISDISRWKPSSGDSESRCGTQKNPSDKDDKYKSLGEFAQKIKENIDKLLKDPKRWENVAIVGVCWPGAIRAQKIAGASGILKYFDDSVGSNWVLRNNVESIRKLNLIKELKNRFPGEEKITIGICNDGYAEALAIMVDDKNEKKYFSLKEEAQSKDKAPFDPKWAILKLGTGTAGQILTRNRIHDGLNEFGKMTLNVYLEYHTKHDLESEGSFPRGNVNDFASSSLLPNVFKEVAEESESVSVSSYEVGILGDFFLVSGNSPEELIKEIGIDCLYQKELENVTSKKTLERICKEKEKDFRKVNEVLSAMGFDTICQLINKVKTIGGERVIKILNMLKVTGKDPVTFQCKCDNCFDIARRLLRDIAEEDGAHYKKKFKKIFTIAGSLLADVIMLIHEYHKMNGVVLCGGVLQNRTSTNEMLKSIKEHLKKKYFVHFADIAQYEKDAEDDLIGKKSFTTIYHNFEENENEQGKYKRDDDKGEIGTIYHAHIIQKLINPK, via the coding sequence ATGTCGCGTTTTTGTCATAAAAAGGGGGAAGTTATGATGAAAGAAGATGAAAAACAATCAATGATCTATCTTATTGAAGCTATTATCAATGAGTTGTTGCTTTATGACAGAGACCATGCCCGCAAGTTTCCGTCGCAAACCATTTACGTTCCTGAATATTTGCGAGACATGAAAGAAAAAGAGAATCGGGACAGGATTATCAAAGAATTCAAAAGATTTCAGGACATGTTAAACAGTGATCTGGATATTGGGAAGACAGAAGCGTTGGTATTGATAATCGCTGTTCTGTTTTGCGAATGGAAAAGTTCTCCGCTTTATGAATATGTGGCATGTGAAAAATTTGATGATAGATTTAAGGATTATGATGTTGAAGGCTTTTTTGGAAAGAGCGTGAAAAAAAATGAAATCGAAGAAAAGATAAAGTTTCTAATAAAATACAATAAGATCGCCTGTTTGGTTCTCAATGGGCGGTTATTTCAAAAAACCTATGATGAAATTTATTATGAAGGCAATGCAATTGGGGTTTCAAAGAAACTTTTGGGGACTATGGCGGCCGTTTGTTATGATTCGCCTGGGGACCGCTCGGGCTCTAAGAAAGATACCATCGATAAAATAATAATAGAAGCATGGGGAAAAACCTATAAGGAAGAGAATCATAATAGTATTGATACTGATGGAATTAAGGCCGTCTTATATGATTTGCCTATTTGTGAAATTGACAAGGAAATATCTAGGGGCAAGCATGATTTAGAATTATTTAAAAACTTTATAGCTTTTTGGGATCCGCGGAAGACGGGAGATGATAGTAAAAAGGAAACATACCTGACCTGCCATTATGCGCAATCGCGGTTTCTTTCTACGGGTTTGGAAAAATCCGAAGACGGAGAAATGAAAGAAGATTTGAAAAATTTCGACTCTCTTAAAAATTTCGACTCTCTTAATAATAAGTATGAATTTAAAGATGTCGCACCGGAAGAAGCCAAAAAAAAAGTGGCGGTTTATGAATTCAGGCTAAAAAAAGAAAAAGCCCTTTTAAACCTGATAGGCGCCCCTCATTATAAAAAAAATCATAATGAATGGGAAATAATTAAAAATTTTGCGGAAGAAGACAATGGCGAAGATGATTACAACCCTTTTCCCATAAAGGATTATTTCCCACTTCCCTTGTTGGCCCGTTTTTTTAGATATTTAAAAGATTATCGTGAAGGCATAAAAGAACTCCTTTTTTATTTTCACGGGCAGTTTGATGATGATTTCAAGAGATATTTTGAAGTTTATGTGCCTCAAAGGGGTATTGACGATTTTTTTGAAAATTATCCACATATGGCTCCAACCATTGAAAAATTTTTAGCCGCCTACGCCATTAATATTGGCGTTTGCGCTGGATACGACAGGCTGGAAATTAAAAGCAATCAAGATGGCGGGGAAACCTCCTGGAGCAAAGGAATCAAGAAGATACTTGAACATAAAACCTATGGTTATCATGTTCTTTTGCACTACATAGAGTGCTTTATGCGTTCCCACGATGTGAACCTGGTGGGAGACAGATACGTGGATCCTGATAAATATGAAGAAACCTTTTTAGAAATTATCGAAAAAAGAAAGGACAAATTAGAAAACCCTTTGAAAGATCCGGACAAACCGAATAAAGAGCAAGGTAAGAATAGCCAGAAAGATAGCGGGCCAATCCAGAATCTGGCAATTGGAGTGGATATCGGCGCCACATCAATAAAATTTAAAATTTACGAAACAAATGATATATCAGATATTTCACGCTGGAAGCCTTCTTCAGGGGACTCCGAGAGCCGTTGCGGGACTCAAAAAAATCCTTCGGATAAAGATGATAAATATAAGAGTTTGGGGGAATTTGCTCAGAAAATCAAAGAGAACATCGACAAGTTGCTAAAGGATCCCAAAAGATGGGAAAATGTGGCCATAGTCGGGGTATGCTGGCCGGGGGCCATTCGCGCCCAGAAAATTGCCGGGGCATCTGGAATATTAAAATATTTTGATGACAGCGTGGGATCAAACTGGGTCCTGAGAAACAACGTGGAAAGCATCCGAAAATTAAATCTAATCAAAGAGTTGAAGAACAGGTTTCCCGGAGAAGAAAAGATCACCATCGGCATTTGCAATGACGGGTATGCCGAAGCCCTGGCCATCATGGTGGATGATAAAAATGAAAAAAAATATTTTTCCTTAAAAGAGGAAGCACAGTCAAAAGATAAAGCGCCGTTTGATCCCAAATGGGCCATTTTAAAACTTGGGACCGGAACCGCCGGTCAGATTCTCACCCGAAACAGAATTCATGATGGGCTGAACGAATTTGGCAAAATGACTCTCAACGTGTATTTGGAATATCACACCAAACATGATTTGGAGAGCGAAGGAAGTTTTCCCAGGGGCAATGTAAATGATTTTGCATCTTCCAGTCTTCTGCCCAATGTTTTTAAAGAGGTGGCGGAAGAATCTGAAAGCGTTTCAGTTTCAAGCTATGAAGTGGGTATATTGGGGGATTTTTTTCTTGTATCCGGCAACTCGCCGGAGGAATTGATAAAAGAAATAGGGATTGATTGTCTGTATCAAAAGGAATTAGAAAATGTCACTTCAAAGAAAACATTGGAAAGAATATGCAAGGAGAAGGAAAAAGATTTTCGAAAAGTCAATGAAGTTTTAAGCGCGATGGGTTTCGACACCATTTGTCAGCTTATAAACAAAGTAAAAACTATCGGCGGGGAGCGTGTGATCAAGATATTAAACATGCTTAAGGTTACAGGAAAGGATCCTGTGACGTTTCAGTGTAAATGCGACAACTGTTTCGATATTGCCAGGAGATTGCTGAGGGATATTGCTGAAGAAGATGGTGCACATTACAAGAAAAAATTCAAAAAAATCTTCACCATCGCAGGCTCTCTTCTGGCAGACGTGATTATGCTGATCCATGAATACCATAAAATGAACGGCGTGGTTCTTTGCGGTGGTGTGCTTCAAAACAGAACGTCTACGAATGAGATGCTTAAGAGCATCAAGGAACATTTAAAGAAGAAATATTTTGTTCATTTTGCAGATATAGCACAATATGAAAAAGATGCTGAAGACGATTTGATAGGCAAAAAGAGTTTTACAACAATCTATCATAATTTTGAAGAAAATGAAAATGAACAGGGCAAGTATAAGAGGGATGATGACAAGGGTGAGATCGGCACGATATACCACGCCCATATCATCCAAAAATTGATTAACCCGAAATAG
- a CDS encoding conserved hypothetical protein (Evidence 4 : Unknown function but conserved in other organisms), which translates to MPSFQTNVRFEQKITGIHKIHLSLSQFVPPEKKELAGPRGHTKASRLTVKEHLKKMLMEKRILDCNRPFMVLSVRNALANLRCVAWLKDHTPTPISVSEEYGILFKSRPYYLFGEKKGKLVIEKWDPKSWDPDAGLNFSWFVSGPPVLWDDADKDTLFRMIVPEAADHSHVWRLPRGSHPDATDKTRDQWKSLQKIFMENMTASPESAFEALNGYAVENDLQREDGYLHNMIGLDGEGNLCQLVASGRLEDLGRQMGDRGVKRALCLDNSGSITAQFFHEGIAGAVAGEYRCLVAAPNHRSPGAAYLIVELQDHTFK; encoded by the coding sequence ATGCCGTCATTTCAAACCAATGTCCGGTTTGAGCAGAAAATCACCGGAATCCATAAAATTCACCTGTCATTGAGCCAGTTTGTTCCCCCTGAAAAAAAGGAGCTTGCCGGCCCCAGGGGCCATACAAAAGCCTCAAGATTGACGGTGAAAGAACATCTTAAAAAAATGTTGATGGAAAAAAGGATCCTCGACTGCAACCGGCCTTTTATGGTCCTCAGCGTAAGAAACGCGCTTGCAAACCTTCGCTGCGTCGCCTGGCTGAAGGATCATACGCCGACCCCCATCTCTGTCTCCGAGGAGTATGGCATTCTTTTTAAAAGCAGACCCTATTATTTGTTTGGGGAAAAAAAGGGGAAGCTGGTTATTGAAAAATGGGATCCCAAGTCATGGGATCCCGATGCCGGTCTGAATTTTTCCTGGTTTGTTTCCGGGCCTCCGGTCCTTTGGGATGACGCGGATAAAGACACGCTTTTCAGGATGATTGTCCCTGAGGCCGCGGATCACTCCCATGTGTGGCGTCTGCCCCGGGGGTCGCATCCCGACGCCACGGATAAAACCCGGGACCAGTGGAAATCCTTGCAGAAGATATTCATGGAAAACATGACCGCTTCCCCTGAATCGGCTTTTGAGGCGCTCAATGGTTACGCCGTTGAGAATGATCTTCAGCGCGAGGATGGGTATCTGCATAATATGATCGGGTTGGATGGGGAAGGAAATTTATGTCAGCTGGTGGCCTCCGGGAGATTGGAGGATTTGGGAAGGCAGATGGGAGATCGGGGCGTCAAACGGGCGCTTTGTCTGGATAACAGCGGATCGATTACCGCACAGTTTTTTCATGAGGGCATCGCCGGCGCCGTGGCCGGTGAATACCGATGCCTTGTCGCCGCTCCCAATCACCGCTCTCCCGGCGCCGCATATCTCATCGTTGAGCTTCAGGACCATACGTTTAAATAA
- the hao gene encoding Hydroxylamine oxidoreductase Hao, with translation MKRLNIFFSTAPLITALMLTGFVSAGIAQPNYAKVKEYRIERGVPPEAQACVECHRVATPGVFADWAKSRHANANITCLDCHLVQPGDRDIARDHAKYYGRSDMPWGEAKYKMDIASIVTPKDCSRCHPDEATQYSKSKHANTIEIMWKLDPWLNNGMNSDNERKTGCFNCHGTVIKMDDNGKIDPATWPNAGVGRLNLDGSKGSCASCHTRHRFSVAEARKPEACDQCHLGPDHPQIEIFEESKHGTIYHAYQDEYNFNAAGGTWTPGVDYRAPTCAACHMSGSGKVLTSHDVTERLSWETQAPLTVRPQDFKPFPSGSDWRAEREKMKNVCRSCHGDSWINDFYDGFDKAVEEYNEVYFKPAKAKLDELYKKGLLDKTRFFDERLEVEYYELWHHEGRRARMGVMMMAPDYAWWHGFYECKLRFANFMEEANHLIKTGKKAYVAKDFPNATGDTTRPKKLFK, from the coding sequence ATGAAGCGACTGAATATCTTTTTTTCAACGGCGCCGCTGATAACGGCTTTGATGCTGACGGGTTTTGTCTCGGCCGGAATCGCCCAGCCCAATTACGCCAAGGTGAAGGAATACCGGATTGAGCGCGGCGTGCCGCCGGAGGCCCAGGCCTGCGTCGAGTGCCACCGGGTCGCCACGCCCGGTGTGTTTGCCGATTGGGCGAAGAGCCGTCATGCCAACGCCAACATCACCTGCCTCGACTGTCACCTGGTCCAGCCCGGAGACCGGGATATCGCCCGGGATCATGCCAAGTATTACGGCCGCTCTGATATGCCCTGGGGCGAGGCCAAATACAAAATGGACATCGCGTCCATTGTGACGCCCAAGGACTGTTCCCGATGCCATCCCGATGAAGCCACGCAGTACAGCAAATCAAAACACGCCAATACGATTGAGATCATGTGGAAACTGGATCCCTGGCTGAACAACGGCATGAACTCGGACAACGAACGCAAGACGGGCTGTTTCAATTGCCATGGGACTGTGATCAAGATGGATGACAATGGCAAGATTGATCCGGCCACCTGGCCCAATGCCGGCGTCGGGCGTCTGAACCTGGATGGGAGCAAAGGCTCGTGCGCGTCCTGTCACACACGCCACAGGTTTTCAGTGGCCGAAGCCCGCAAACCGGAGGCCTGTGATCAGTGCCATTTGGGACCGGATCATCCCCAGATAGAAATTTTTGAGGAATCCAAGCATGGAACGATTTACCATGCGTATCAGGATGAATATAACTTCAACGCGGCCGGCGGCACATGGACCCCGGGCGTGGACTATCGCGCGCCCACCTGCGCGGCCTGTCATATGAGCGGCAGCGGCAAGGTGTTGACGAGCCACGATGTCACGGAAAGACTCTCATGGGAGACCCAGGCTCCGCTAACGGTCCGTCCCCAGGATTTCAAACCCTTTCCGTCCGGCTCCGACTGGCGCGCGGAACGTGAAAAAATGAAAAACGTCTGCCGCTCCTGCCATGGCGACTCCTGGATTAATGACTTTTATGACGGCTTTGACAAAGCGGTGGAAGAGTATAATGAGGTGTACTTTAAACCGGCCAAAGCCAAACTGGATGAGCTTTATAAAAAAGGTCTGCTCGACAAGACCCGATTTTTTGATGAGCGGCTTGAGGTGGAGTATTATGAGCTGTGGCATCATGAGGGGCGTCGCGCCCGTATGGGAGTCATGATGATGGCCCCGGACTATGCCTGGTGGCACGGTTTTTATGAATGCAAGCTTCGGTTCGCCAATTTCATGGAAGAGGCCAACCACTTGATTAAAACCGGCAAAAAAGCGTACGTCGCAAAGGACTTTCCAAACGCCACCGGGGACACGACCCGGCCGAAGAAACTTTTTAAATAA
- the napC gene encoding Cytochrome c-type protein, with protein MKRWMKPAILIAMGILVAFPLFSMCYYTMARTSTPEFCASCHEIKPAVTAWRSSTHANNAAGVVVDCMDCHLPAPQDTFDFFFAKSYHGIKDVVFHFFAGEYDREKARESAYEAFDNRECQKCHRNLLHMPDRRGAMLAHRSVIYARPGYEKKCVDCHYDLVHSERGLVMFRQARRGPYQAGGLRGL; from the coding sequence ATGAAAAGATGGATGAAACCCGCCATTTTGATCGCCATGGGAATCCTCGTGGCGTTTCCCTTATTCAGCATGTGTTACTACACGATGGCGCGCACTTCCACCCCGGAATTCTGCGCGTCGTGCCATGAAATCAAACCCGCTGTGACGGCGTGGCGGTCCTCCACGCATGCCAATAACGCGGCCGGCGTTGTGGTGGACTGCATGGACTGCCACTTGCCGGCGCCCCAGGATACGTTTGATTTTTTCTTTGCCAAAAGTTATCACGGGATCAAGGATGTGGTCTTCCATTTTTTTGCGGGCGAATATGATCGTGAAAAAGCCAGGGAATCCGCCTATGAGGCTTTTGACAACCGTGAATGCCAGAAATGCCATCGAAACTTACTGCATATGCCCGACCGGCGAGGCGCCATGCTGGCGCACCGGTCAGTGATTTACGCCCGGCCGGGTTATGAAAAAAAATGTGTGGACTGCCATTATGACCTGGTTCATTCGGAAAGAGGCCTGGTCATGTTTCGCCAGGCCCGCCGGGGGCCTTACCAGGCCGGGGGGTTGAGAGGGTTATAG
- a CDS encoding AAA family ATPase, whose amino-acid sequence MEDLLYQYNPWWEGQAAVNPEIKPRQAYMRRIKPHLDGRPIIILTGLRRAGKTTLMKLIIGDLLKNGVAPEYILYASLDDYMLRKNSVIEIINEYRKIHKIKMDEKIFLFLDEVAAKKDFHIQLKNIYDSQNAKIVAASSSASMLRDPKARLTGRSVTLEIKPLDMEEYLFFKEIEIKKRDRQLLKSYFLDYIKDGGLPENVLNPSREYLVNLVDDIIQKDIAAFYGVKNPQVLRDYFTLLMERSGKQASVNKISNILGISPDTSKRYLHYFQSAYLVHMIPRWGKTNQKILSAKKIYAADLGIKHLFVGQRDIGSYFENYIHQLMRDRQRLYYLYENGAEIDFYTEDGLLIESKFYASLNPKQEKLFFEYPAKKRFLIDSIEKTGALNDL is encoded by the coding sequence ATGGAAGATCTCCTCTATCAATACAATCCCTGGTGGGAAGGCCAGGCGGCCGTCAACCCTGAAATTAAACCCCGCCAAGCCTACATGCGACGGATCAAACCGCATTTGGACGGCAGACCCATCATCATCCTGACCGGCCTGAGGAGGGCGGGCAAAACCACGCTGATGAAACTCATCATCGGCGATCTGTTAAAAAACGGAGTCGCCCCGGAATATATTCTTTACGCGAGCCTGGACGACTACATGCTGAGAAAAAACAGCGTCATCGAAATCATCAACGAATACAGAAAGATTCACAAAATCAAAATGGATGAAAAAATCTTTTTGTTTCTGGATGAAGTCGCCGCCAAAAAAGATTTTCATATTCAGCTCAAAAATATTTATGATTCCCAAAACGCCAAAATAGTGGCCGCATCTTCCTCCGCTTCCATGCTCAGAGACCCCAAGGCGCGTTTGACCGGGCGCTCCGTCACGCTGGAGATCAAACCTCTTGATATGGAAGAGTATCTGTTTTTCAAAGAAATCGAAATCAAAAAAAGAGACCGCCAGCTTTTAAAATCCTACTTTCTGGATTACATCAAAGACGGCGGGCTGCCTGAAAATGTCCTGAATCCGAGCCGGGAATACCTGGTCAACCTGGTGGACGATATCATCCAGAAAGACATCGCCGCTTTTTACGGGGTGAAAAATCCCCAGGTACTACGGGATTATTTCACCCTTTTGATGGAAAGAAGCGGAAAACAGGCAAGCGTGAATAAGATATCAAACATACTGGGTATATCGCCTGACACATCGAAGCGGTATTTGCATTATTTCCAGTCGGCTTATTTGGTTCACATGATTCCCCGCTGGGGGAAAACCAACCAGAAAATTTTGTCGGCGAAAAAAATTTACGCGGCGGACCTTGGAATCAAACACTTGTTTGTGGGGCAAAGGGATATCGGAAGTTATTTCGAAAATTATATCCACCAACTTATGAGAGACAGGCAAAGACTGTATTACCTGTATGAAAACGGCGCTGAAATCGACTTTTACACCGAAGACGGCCTGCTGATCGAGTCAAAATTTTACGCGTCCCTCAATCCCAAACAGGAAAAATTATTCTTTGAATATCCCGCGAAAAAAAGATTTCTCATCGACTCCATTGAAAAAACAGGAGCGTTGAATGACCTGTAA
- a CDS encoding 4Fe-4S ferredoxin, translating into MKPLSRRSFLKTGLASAGAAASGLIPLASARGADPGELATLIDIQKCVGCEACVDACQEINTSKFPEPGRPFPKMYPGRVKVADWSDKRDVRDRLTPYTWLYIQRASIAGPDGEKTLNIPRRCMHCQNPPCADLCPWGAARKLKNGITRIHPDICLGGQKCKVVCPWHIPERQTGVGLYLDILPSLAGNGVMFKCDRCYDRIEKGELPACVEECPEDVQTIGPRDEIIKQAHAVADEIGGYIYGETENGGTNTLYVSPVPFETLTRSIEKGPGRPGFEPVKDSMAHADNLAKAMLIAPFAGLAAGAARFYGAAKKLARSAGKGEGK; encoded by the coding sequence ATGAAACCCCTTTCCCGAAGATCTTTTTTAAAGACCGGCCTGGCCTCGGCCGGGGCCGCGGCCTCGGGCCTCATTCCCCTGGCCTCGGCCCGCGGCGCCGATCCCGGCGAGCTGGCCACTTTGATTGATATTCAAAAATGCGTCGGGTGCGAAGCCTGTGTGGACGCGTGCCAGGAGATCAACACCTCCAAATTCCCGGAGCCCGGGCGTCCGTTTCCCAAAATGTATCCCGGCCGGGTGAAAGTCGCGGACTGGTCGGACAAACGCGATGTCCGGGACCGGCTCACCCCCTACACATGGCTCTATATCCAGCGGGCGTCCATCGCCGGGCCCGACGGCGAAAAAACCTTGAACATTCCCAGGCGATGCATGCACTGCCAGAACCCCCCGTGCGCGGACCTGTGCCCCTGGGGGGCGGCCCGGAAGCTGAAAAACGGGATCACACGAATCCACCCGGACATCTGCCTGGGGGGCCAGAAATGCAAAGTGGTCTGCCCCTGGCATATCCCGGAGCGCCAGACCGGGGTGGGGCTGTACCTGGATATCCTGCCTTCCCTGGCCGGAAACGGGGTCATGTTCAAATGCGACCGCTGCTATGACCGCATCGAAAAAGGAGAGCTTCCGGCGTGCGTGGAGGAATGCCCCGAAGACGTTCAGACCATCGGGCCCAGGGACGAGATCATCAAACAGGCCCATGCCGTCGCGGACGAAATCGGGGGATATATTTACGGAGAAACCGAAAACGGGGGAACGAACACCCTGTACGTGTCCCCGGTTCCCTTTGAGACATTGACCCGGTCCATTGAAAAAGGCCCCGGGCGCCCCGGTTTTGAGCCGGTTAAGGATTCCATGGCCCATGCGGACAACCTGGCCAAGGCCATGCTCATCGCGCCCTTCGCCGGCCTGGCGGCGGGAGCGGCCCGATTTTACGGCGCCGCAAAAAAACTGGCCCGATCGGCGGGGAAAGGAGAGGGAAAATAG
- a CDS encoding FeS-binding protein, translating to MEKNFFAKRARVSLAYGLILFMTALSGFAQMPIFKRYYIADIPGLGWLADFFVTHYIHYAGAAALLFLFAYFSTAYLLAGPRRPALSRSSFARIALLAALVLTGAFRVLKNLPDVVFSPGFTLFIDISHMAFAMFFLLAIAAFRLMKTGWLKSGR from the coding sequence ATGGAAAAAAACTTTTTCGCCAAACGCGCGCGCGTGTCCCTGGCCTATGGCCTCATCCTTTTCATGACCGCCCTTTCCGGGTTCGCCCAGATGCCCATTTTCAAGCGCTATTACATCGCCGATATCCCGGGCCTGGGCTGGCTGGCGGATTTTTTCGTCACCCACTACATCCACTACGCCGGGGCCGCGGCGCTGTTGTTTCTTTTCGCCTATTTTTCAACGGCCTATCTTCTGGCCGGGCCGCGGCGCCCGGCCCTTTCCAGGTCGTCCTTTGCCCGGATCGCCCTTCTGGCCGCCCTCGTTCTCACCGGCGCGTTCCGGGTTTTAAAAAATCTGCCGGATGTCGTGTTCTCCCCCGGCTTCACCCTGTTCATCGACATCTCCCACATGGCCTTCGCCATGTTTTTTCTCCTGGCGATCGCGGCGTTTCGTTTGATGAAGACCGGGTGGCTGAAATCCGGGAGGTGA